The Tardibacter chloracetimidivorans region GGTGGTCGATGCCGACGCGCTCGGGATCGACGAGGAAGAGCTTGTCGGCCGGGGCGCGCATGTGGTTTCAAACCTGCCGTACAATATCGGCACCGCATTGCTGACCCGCTGGCTTGCAAGCCCCGTCTGGCCGCCATGGTGGGCGTCCCTGACGCTGATGCTCCAGAAGGAAGTCGCGGAACGGGTCGTCGCCCGTCCCGACACTTCGGCCTATGGCCGCCTTGCGGTGCTGTGCCAGTGGCGTTCGAGCGCCCGCATCGCCTTCGAGGTCAACCGAAACGCCTTTGTCCCGCCGCCAAAGGTCACTTCGGCCGTGGTCCATCTGACGCCGGGAGACATGCCTCCGGATGTGGATGTGAAACAGCTTGAACGGTTGACCGCCGCCGCCTTCGGCCAACGTCGCAAGATGCTGCGGGCAAGCCTGAAGGCGATGCCCGGCGCGCTTGCCGCGCTCGAATCATGCGGTATCGATTCCGCCCGCCGCGCCGAAACGCTGAGCGTCGCGGAGTTCACCTCCGTCGCCCGGCTCCTGAGCGCGAAATAGCCGATCAGTTCTTGACCGGCTTCGCCCCGTTTTCCGGAGGCGGCGCGACGGTGGAACTCTGCGCCGTCACCACGGCGGGCGGCGGCCCCTTGGCGATCACGGCTGCAAGCCCCTGAGCTTCGGCGCAGGCCCGCTTGCACAGGGTCCGGATACGCTCAAGATTGGCTTCCGCCCGCTTCACCGCGCCGCGCTGAACCATCGCCCCGCCCTGCGCCTCCAGCGCCGCCAGATCGTTCGGCTCCAGCGCCAGCGCCTGTCCGTATAGCCCGATGGCCTTGCCGGGCAGTTCCTGCGCCTGCGCCACCTTGCCCAGCAGTATATAGGCCCTGCGGTTTCGCGGATCGGCCGCAAGCGCGCTTTCAAGCCTGTCGATCGCGCCCTGATAATTCTTCGCCGCAAGCGCCGCCTCGCCGGCGCGGGCGAGCGACACGGACAACGGATTGATCTGGCTGTCCGGCTTCTGAGCCAGCACGCCGCTCGATACACAGGCGAACCCCAGGGCAAGGGCCATCGCAACTGGAGAATAACGCATCAACAGCTCCACAAACCGGTTTCGCACCAAGGCTATCACGCGCGCGCCAATCTCGCGACGAAAAAGCCGTCCGTGCCGTCATTCGACGGGGTAAGCAGCCGCCCCGGTCCCGCCGCTGTTCCCGCAGCGAACGGCAGAGGCGCAGGAGTCCAGCCCTGATGGCGGTTCAGGAAATCGGCCAGCTGCATCTCGCCCTCTTCGCGAAGAAGCGAGCACACCGCATAGACCATATGGCCGCCCGGCCGCACCAGTTCGCTCCCGATCTCCAGCAGCCGTGCCTGTAGCGCGATCAACCGCTCCAGCCGCTCGGGCGTCAGCCGCCAGCGGGCTTCCGGGTTGCGCCGCCAGGTGCCCGTTCCCGAACACGGCGCGTCGATCAGCACCACATCGGCGGAGTCTTTTGTCGCCGCCAGCGCCTCGGCCTCTTTGCC contains the following coding sequences:
- the rsmA gene encoding 16S rRNA (adenine(1518)-N(6)/adenine(1519)-N(6))-dimethyltransferase RsmA, giving the protein MCLSDLPPLRDVIARHGLSAKKSLGQNFLTDGNLLDRIARVPGPLEGRTVYEVGPGPGGLTRALLKAGANVIAVERDSRALPALAELAAAAGEGRLRVVDADALGIDEEELVGRGAHVVSNLPYNIGTALLTRWLASPVWPPWWASLTLMLQKEVAERVVARPDTSAYGRLAVLCQWRSSARIAFEVNRNAFVPPPKVTSAVVHLTPGDMPPDVDVKQLERLTAAAFGQRRKMLRASLKAMPGALAALESCGIDSARRAETLSVAEFTSVARLLSAK
- a CDS encoding tetratricopeptide repeat protein, translated to MRYSPVAMALALGFACVSSGVLAQKPDSQINPLSVSLARAGEAALAAKNYQGAIDRLESALAADPRNRRAYILLGKVAQAQELPGKAIGLYGQALALEPNDLAALEAQGGAMVQRGAVKRAEANLERIRTLCKRACAEAQGLAAVIAKGPPPAVVTAQSSTVAPPPENGAKPVKN